The Actinomyces lilanjuaniae genome segment GATTCCTTACAGGGGTGTCCTTATCCTCACAGCAGGACCGATTCCTCACAGGACGACTGGCACGCCAGCCATCTGTGGGAATCGGTGCGTCTTTGAGGAAGCGGTGGGTCTCGCGGAGCACTGTGGGCCCGGTCAGGGGCGGGAAGACCCCCAGCGGGCTCTCGCAACACGTCCTAGGACGTTTCCCGACCTCGCCGACTCCCGACCTCGCCGACCGTGAGGGAGGCGGAGCGTGTGCAGGAGGAGACGTTGTACCTCAGCGAGTCGCCTCGCACGCGTCTACCGGAGACGAGGACGCCGACCGGGACCTGCCCGTGGGCGGCCGAGGCAGCCTGCCCGGGGCGGGTAGGAGGGGTGCCGTAGACTTCCTCCGTGGCCACTGACTTCTCCTCCGAGATCGAACGACTTCGACACACCTACGCCTCTGTCGCCGCGGTCAGCGACCCTGAGGAGCTGCGCGCACGCATCGCGGACCTCTCCGAGCAGGCCTCCGCTCCCGACCTGTGGGACGACCCGGAGGCCGCCCAGGTGGTGACCTCCGCCCTGTCCCATGCCCAGGCCGACCTGGCTCGTGTGGAGAAGATGGGAGAGCGTATCGACGACCTGGAGGCCATGGTCGAGCTTGCCGGTGAGGAGCCGGGCCAGGACGCCGCGGAGATCCTCACAGAGGCGGAGGCGGACCTGGCCGCTATCAGCGCGGACCTGGCCGAGCTGGAGATCCGCACCCTGCTGTCGGGGGAGTACGACCAGCGTGACGCGGTGGTCACCATCCGCTCCGGGGCCGGAGGCGTGGACGCGGCGGATTTCGCCGAGATGCTGCTGCGCATGTACACCCGCTGGGCTGAGCGCCACGACTACGGCGTCAAGGTCCTCAACACCTCCTACGCGGAGGAGGCCGGTCTGAAGTCGGTGACCTTCGAGGTCCACGCCCCCTACGCCTACGGCACGCTCAGCGTGGAGGGCGGCACCCACCGCCTGGTGCGCATCAGCC includes the following:
- the prfB gene encoding peptide chain release factor 2; amino-acid sequence: MATDFSSEIERLRHTYASVAAVSDPEELRARIADLSEQASAPDLWDDPEAAQVVTSALSHAQADLARVEKMGERIDDLEAMVELAGEEPGQDAAEILTEAEADLAAISADLAELEIRTLLSGEYDQRDAVVTIRSGAGGVDAADFAEMLLRMYTRWAERHDYGVKVLNTSYAEEAGLKSVTFEVHAPYAYGTLSVEGGTHRLVRISPFDNQGRRQTSFAAVEVIPLIESTDHIDVPESDIRVDVFRSSGPGGQSVNTTDSAVRITHLPTGLVVSMQDEKSQIQNRAAAMRVLQSRLLLLKQQEEDARKKELAGDVKASWGDQMRSYVLNPYQMVKDLRTGYEVGNPDSVFDGDIDGFVDAGIRWRRQQEQGEG